Part of the Kitasatospora sp. NBC_01266 genome, GCGGGCGATGCAGATGGAGGAGTAGCCGGTGAAGGTGCCCACCTCGACGGCGAACCGGGCGCCGGTCAGGCCGGTCAGCATGGTCAGCAGCGTGCCCTCGTCGTGGGAGACCTGCATCCCCGCCGCGTTCCCGGTGGCTTCCCGGGTGGTGGCGGCCAGTTCGCGGAGCGGCTGGTCGGCCGGCGTGCAGTGGGCCAGCAGGTAGTCGTCCACCACCCGGTCGAGGATCTCCAGGTCCGGGCCCGCCGTGGGTTCGGTCCAGTCGACGCTCAGCTCCTCCTCGGTGGCGAAGCGCACCAGGTGGCGGGCGACCACGTCCTGGACCTGGGCCAGCCGCTCGGTGTCCTCGGCGGTGGCGATCAGCCGCAGTCCGCCGCGGTGGGCGGCGAGCACGCAGCTCCCGGCGGCGACCGTGACGGTGCCCCGGTCGTCGGCCGTCAGCCGGGCGTCGGCCTTGTGGCCCAGGTGGGAGACGAGCTGCTTGAGGTAGTTGGCGGGGCGGTCGGTGGCGACCAGGGCGGTGGAGACGGGCATGCGGTCCCTCCATCGGGGAGTAAAGTGTTGAGAATTCTCGTCGCTTTGGCGGGGCCGATTCTGGCGCGGCGTCAGGCCGCTTGTCAAAGCATCGAGATTTATGGACACTTTCCGGCATGGCAGAAAACGACCTGGTCCTCCGCTCGCCCGAGCAGTTCAAGGCCCTCGGCCACCCGGTCCGCCACCGCCTGGTGAACATGCTGCGACAGCGGCCGGCCACGCTGCGCCAGCTCGCGGCGGGCCTCGGGGCGGCCAAGGGGACGGTCGGCTACCACGTGCGGGTGCTGAGGGAGGCCGGGCTGGTCCATCTCGCGGAGACCCGGCAGGTGCGCGGCGGCACCGAGCAGTACTTCGCACTGGTCAGCAAGGGCTTCACGTTCCACGAGGAGGTCGAGGGCGGCCCGCAGTTCCTGATCGACGCGGCGCTCGGCGAGATGCTCCCGCCGCGCCCCGGGCAGGCCGAGCACACCGTGCTGCGCCACCTCTGGCTCTCCGACGAGGAGGCCCACGCCCTGGCGGCGCGACTGCGCGAGCAGGCCGAAGAGCGGCTCACGGTCGACAAGTCCCGTGGCGCGCCCTACGGCCTGCTGGTCTGCCTCTTTCCGGCCGACATCCCCACCCTGGGCCCCGACGACGCGGGCTGACCCCCGTCCGGCCCGCACCGCCGGCCGCGCGGCTCACTCGCTGCGCAGCACCTCCGCGATGGTCAGCCGCGCCGCCGACCGGGCCGGGAGCAGCGCGCCCAGCACCGCGATGGCCAGCCCGGAGAGTACCACCAGGGTGAGCGCGCCGGGGTGCCAGACGTTCAGCATGCTCGGCGGCAGATCGAGGCCCACCGCGCTGGTCATCGCGGGCAGGACCACCCGGTGCACGGCGATCCCCAGCGGGACGCCGATCAGACCGCCGACCGCACCCAGCGCCGCCATCGAGGTGACCATCATCGACGTCACCTGGCGGGGCGTCATGCCGATCGACTTGAGCATGCCCAGGTCGCGACGGCGCTCGCGGGCGTTCAGCACCACGGTGTTGAAGACGCCGAGTGCCGCGACCGTGCCCAGCAGCACGCTGAGCAGCGTGGAGGTGCCGATGATGGTGACCTGGATGTTGTTGGTACCGCCGGCCGGGGAGGGCTCCAGACCGGGTTCGGCCGCCTTGGCCGCGGCGTCGTAGGTGTCGACATCGGTGCCGTGGGCGAGGTGCACCCAGTACTGGTTGACGTAGTTCTCGGCCGTGGCTTGCGGCACCATGGCGGTCAACGCCGACCAGGGGGCCTCCACCTCGTCCGGGCCGCCGCTGCCGTCCTCGCCGACCAGGGTCACCACCCGCTGGTGGCCGTCCAGTTCCATGGTCACCCGGTCGCCCAGCTTCAGGCCGCGCTTGTGCAGGAACGACGATCCCACCACCGCCTCGTCCGGCCCGTTCGCCCAGTGGCCGCTGAACAACTGCACCGGACTGCCGGACGGCCAGCCGGACCCGCGGAGGAACCAGGTGTGGACGTTCTGGTTCTCGCCCGCCAGGCCGACCAGGACCGGCGCCGCGGCGATCACCGAGCCGCTGCCGGGCAGGGACCGCAGCATGCTCTCGATCTGCGGGTCCGTCAGCTTCGGCGGGATCTGGCCGGCCACGCTCGGATCACCGGCGTAGAACGTCGTGTCGACCCGCCAGCTGCTGCTGTCGCGGCTGTTCATCATCACGTTGACCGAGTTGGTGAGCCCGGTCGTCAGGGTCACCGTGAGCACGCCCATGACGATCGACATCATGGTCAGCCCGGTTCGCCAGGGCCGGGCGAACGGCAGGCCCAGGCCCAGGCTGACCGAACGCGGCAGCCGGGTCCCGCCGAGCCGGCGCTGCACCCGCAGGCCGCGTCCGGCGGTCGGCGCGCTGCCCGCGCTGATCGCCCGGGCGGCGGACAGCCCGTGCGCGCGCAGGGCGGGCAGCAGGGCCGCGAGCAGCACCAGCGCGGGCATGCCCACCAGCGTCGCCACCTGGACCCAGGGGCTGAGGGTGGGGCGGATGTACCCGGAGTTGTACCCGGAGAACGACATTTGCAGCAGCGGCTTCGCGGCCATGCCGCCGAGCACGGTGCCGAGCACGCCGCCCACCACGCCCGGAACCAGCATCATCAGCAGGTAGACCGACACCACCTGGTTCGGCGTGAACCCCAGCGCCTTGAGCACCCCGATGTGCCGGTAGCCGGAGACCACGGCGCCGCTGACCACGTTGGCGGTGATCAGCACCGCGACCACCAGGCCCAGGACGCCGAAGGCCATCAGGAACGGGACGTAGGCGTTGGCCGTGTTGGTCAGGTCCCACTTGACCGTCAGGTAGGAGAGCGAACCGCGCACCGAGCCCGGCGGCAGCCCGGCGGTGACCGTGGCCAGGTCGGCCCCGACCTGGGAGTCGCTGGCGGCGTCCTTGAACCGGTAGAGCACCTGGCTGGCGGTCGGGTGCATGGCGGCCAGCTGGTCGGGCGTCACCCAGGCGCCCGCGGTCTGGGTCAGGCTGGAGGCGAAGCCCACGATGGTCAGCGGTGGGGCGCCGGGTACCACGAGCCGGCTGCCGACCTCCTCGTACTTCGCGAAGGTCTCGCCGGGCGGCCGCATCAGCACCACCTCGCCGGGCCGCTGGACCCAGCGCCCGGTCCAGAGGTCCACCCGGTCCACCGGGCCGCCCGGATCCGCGCGGCCCACGAAGGTGATCGGGCCGAGCGGCGGGGTGTCCACGCCGGGGACGGGGAGCTTGTTGTCGGGCGGTGCGGTGAGCACGGTCTCGGCGAACGGACCGGCGACGGCGGTGACCCCGGGACGCCGCGCGGTCTGGCCGAGTTGGGCGTCGGTCACGTTGGCCGCGTCGTAGGTGACGGTGAGCTGGGCGCCGCGCTGCTGGGCGAAGGCGTTGTCGAAGGGTGCCGAGGCGGCGGCCATCAGGCCGAGGGCCACCACCAGCGTGACGGTGGAGGTGAGCACCACCAGCCCGATCACGAAGGTCTGCAGGCGCCGCCGCCGCACCGCCGCGCGCGAGGCGCGCCACACAGCACTCATGCGCTTCGCTCCAACGCCGTCTCCCGGGCCACCCGGCCGTCGGAGATCTCGATCAGCCGGCTCGCGCACCGGGTGGCCAACCGCTGGTCATGGGTGACCATCAGCAGCGTCTGGCCGATCTGGTTGAGGTCGATCAGCAGGTCCATCACCTGCTCACCGGCGTGGCTGTCCAGCGCGCCGGTCGGCTCGTCGGCCAGCAGCAGCGCCGGACGGTTCATCAGCGCCCGTGCCACGGCGACCCGTTGGCGCTCGCCGCCGCTGAGCACCGCGGGGTAGGCGTTGCGGCGGTCGGCGATGCCCAGCTCGTCCAGCAGCTCCAGCGCGCGGCGCCGGGCCTGCCCGGCCGGGGTGCCGGTCAACTGGGCGGCCAGCGCCACGTTGTCCAGCGCGGGCAGGTCGTCGATCAGGTTGAAGAACTGGAAGATCATGCCGATCCGCCGCCGCCGGAAGAGCGCCAGCCCGGTCTCGTTGAGCGCGCCCAGGTCCTCGCCGTGCACCAGCACGGAGCCGGCGGTCGGCCGGTCCAGGCCGGCGATCATGTTGAGCAGGGTGGACTTGCCGCACCCCGAGGGCCCCATCACCGCGACCGCCTCGCCGGCCCGGATCTCCAGCGACACGCCGTCGAGCGCTACCGACTCGCCGTACTCCTTGCGTACGCCGTCGAGGCGTACCACCACGTTTTCCGTACTCTCCGCACTGGTCATGGCGGTAAAGCTAGGCGGGCGGCCCGGGGTGGCGAGTCAGCCCCCCGTGGTAACCCTGGCGCGGGGTCATCCCGCGGATGTACGGGCTACCCTGCACCTCGTGACCACCGATGCGACCAGCGATCCGACCAGCGACCTGACCAGCGAAGAACCTGCCTTCCCCGCCCTGCTCGGCGCCGCCACCGGCGTCGGTTCGATGCCCGGTACCGACGCCCGCGAGGCCGCGAAGACCGCGGTCGGGGCCCTGGAGCAGCTGCCGTTCCTGCCCGAGCTGCCGGCCCGCGGCCCCGGGGCGGACATGATCGGGCGCAGCGCCGGCCTGCTGGTGGAGCTGTTCGCCCAGGTCGAGCCGAGCGGCTGGCGGTTCGCCGACCGGCCGGGCCGCGACACCCGGCGCGCGCACTCCTGGCTGGGCGAGGACCTGGACGCGCTGGAGGAGTTCACCCAGGGGTACACCGGCGCGCTGAAGGTGCAGGCGGTCGGCCCGTGGACGCTGGCCGCCGCCGTCGAACTGCGGCACGGCGAGAAGGCGCTGGCCGACCCCGGTGCCTGCCGGGACATCGCCGGCTCGCTCACCGAGGGCCTGCGCCGCCACCTCGCCGAACTGCGCAAGCGGGTGCCGGGCGCCCGACTGGTCCTCCAACTGGACGAGCCCTCGCTGCCCGCCGTGCTGGCCGGTGCGGTGAAGACCGCCAGCGGCTTCCAGCGGCTGCGCGTGGTGGACCGGCAGCGGGCGGAGGAGGCGCTGCGCGAGCTGATCCGCGCGCTGGACGTACCGGTGATCGTCCACTCCTGCGCGCCCGAGGTGCCAATCCCCTTGCTGCGCCGGGCCGGTGTCGCGGGCATCTCGCTGGACTTCGCTCTGCTGACGGAGCGTGAGGACGAGGAGATCGGCGAGGCCGTCGAGGCGGGGACGGTCTTCCTCGCCGGAGTGGTGCCCTCCACTGAAGCGGGAATGTCGGACCCGGCCGGTAGTGTCACCGGTGTCAGGACGTTGTGGCGCAGGCTCGGACTCGATCCGGAACTGCTGGGCCGCCGCGTGCTGGTGACGCCGACCTGCGGGCTGGCGGGCGCGAGCCCGGCCTATGCGCGGCAGGCGCTGTCACTCAGCGTGAGGGGAGCCCAGAGCCTGGTGGACAACCCGGTGTAGCGGTTCAACAGGAGGCGAACGGTGGCGGCTGTCGAGGGCTGGGAGGACGTCGCGGCGGAGGTGCGGCGGCGCCACGCCGAGCTGGCGGCCGAGATCGAGGAGCACCGGGTCCGCTACTACGAGCAGGACGCCCCGGTCGTCAGCGACGCCGAGTTCGACGTGCTGATGCGCGAGCTGGAGGCGATCGAGGCCGAGCACCCGGTGCTGGTCACCCCGGACTCGCCGACCCAGAAGGTGGGCGGCGGCGCGGCCGAGGGGTTCACCAAGGTCGAGCACCGCGAGCGGCTGCTCAGCCTGGACAACGCGATGGACGACGAGGAGTTGGCCGCCTGGGCCGACCGGGTCGCCCGCGAGCTGGACGGCCTGGAGTACCACTACCTCTGCGAGCTCAAGGTGGACGGCCTGGCCGTCAACCTGACCTACGAGCACGGCCGCCTGGTGCTCGCCGCCACCCGCGGCACCGGGCGGGTCGGCGAGGACATCACCGCCAACGTCCGCACCATCAAGGAGATCCCGCACCAGCTGCGGGGCGAGGACATCCCGGCGCTGGTCGAGATCCGCGGTGAGGTCTACCTGCCCACCGAGGCCTTCGAGGAGCTGAACGCCTCGCTCGCGGCCGAGAACGAGCGCCGCAAGCGGGAGAACGAGGAGCGCGCCAAGGAGGGCCGGCGCCCGCAGGCGCTGGTCAAGCTCTTCGCCAACCCGCGCAACGCCGCCGCCGGTTCGCTGCGCCAGAAGGACCCGCTGGTCACCGCCTCCCGGCCGCTGCACATGGTGGTGCACGGCATCGGCGCCCGCGAGGGCTTCGAGATCGACTGCCAGTCGCACGCCTACCAGCTGCTGCGCGACTGGGGCCTGCCCACTGCCCGGCACAACCGGGTGGTCTCGACGCTGGACGAGGTGCGCGCCTTCATCAAGCAGTTCGGCGAGCAGCGCCACTCGGTCGAGCACGAGATCGACGGCGTGGTGGTCAAGGTGGACGAGATCGCGCTGCAGGGCCGGCTCGGTTCCACCTCCAAGTCGCCGCGCTGGGCGATCGCCTGGAAGTACCCGCCGGAGGAGGTCACCGCCAGGCTGGACCGGATCCAGGTCGGCATCGGGCGCACCGGCCGGGCCACCCCGTTCGCGGTGCTGGCCGAGCCGGTGAAGGTGGCCGGCTCGATGGTGCAGTACGCCACGCTGCACAACCAGGACGTGGTGAAGGCCAAGGGCGTGCTACTCGGCGACACCGTGGTGCTGCGCAAGGCCGGTGACGTGATCCCGGAGATCCTCGGCCCGGTCGAGGACCTGCGGGACGGCACCGAGCGGGAGTTCGTGATGCCCAGCCACTGCCACGAGTGCGGCACCGAGCTGCGCGCGATGTCCGAGGGCGACATCGACCTGCGCTGTCCCAACGCCCAGTTCTGCCCGGCCCAGATCCGCGAGCGGATCGCCTACCTGGGCGGTCGCGAGTCGCTGGACATCGACGGGCTCGGCTACGTGGCGGCCACCGCGCTCACCCAGCCGCTGGAGCCGGCCGATCCGCCCGTCAAGGACGAGGGGGACATCTTCGGCCTGACTGTCGAGCAGCTGCTGCCGATCAAGGTCCTGGTGCGCGACCAGAAGACCGGTCTGCCCAAGCTGGACGACAGGACCGGCAAGGAGAAGCAGGTCGCCTTCTTCGCCAACCTCAAGGGCGAGCCGAAGAAGACGGCGACCCTGCTGGTCGACAACCTGGCGGCGGCCAGGGAGCGCCCGCTCTGGCGCTACCTCAACGGCCTGTCGATCCGCCACGTCGGCCCGGTGGCCGCCCAGGCGCTGGCCCGCGAGTTCCGCGACCTGGACGCGATCTTCGCGGCGAGCGAGGAGCAGTTGGCCGCCACCGAGGGGGTCGGCCCGATCATCGCGCGGGCGATCATCGAGTGGCACCAGGAGGAGTGGCACCGCGAGATCCTGCGCAAGTGGCGCGAGGCGGGGGTGCGGTTCACCGAGGAGGCCGCCGAGGAGGCGGGGGAGCGGCCGCTGGAGGGGCTCACCGTGGTGGTCACCGGCACGCTGGCCGGGCACACCCGGGACGGGGCCAAGGAGGCGCTGGTCTCGCGCGGTGCGAAGGTGACCGGTTCGGTTTCGAAGAAGACC contains:
- a CDS encoding ABC transporter permease translates to MSAVWRASRAAVRRRRLQTFVIGLVVLTSTVTLVVALGLMAAASAPFDNAFAQQRGAQLTVTYDAANVTDAQLGQTARRPGVTAVAGPFAETVLTAPPDNKLPVPGVDTPPLGPITFVGRADPGGPVDRVDLWTGRWVQRPGEVVLMRPPGETFAKYEEVGSRLVVPGAPPLTIVGFASSLTQTAGAWVTPDQLAAMHPTASQVLYRFKDAASDSQVGADLATVTAGLPPGSVRGSLSYLTVKWDLTNTANAYVPFLMAFGVLGLVVAVLITANVVSGAVVSGYRHIGVLKALGFTPNQVVSVYLLMMLVPGVVGGVLGTVLGGMAAKPLLQMSFSGYNSGYIRPTLSPWVQVATLVGMPALVLLAALLPALRAHGLSAARAISAGSAPTAGRGLRVQRRLGGTRLPRSVSLGLGLPFARPWRTGLTMMSIVMGVLTVTLTTGLTNSVNVMMNSRDSSSWRVDTTFYAGDPSVAGQIPPKLTDPQIESMLRSLPGSGSVIAAAPVLVGLAGENQNVHTWFLRGSGWPSGSPVQLFSGHWANGPDEAVVGSSFLHKRGLKLGDRVTMELDGHQRVVTLVGEDGSGGPDEVEAPWSALTAMVPQATAENYVNQYWVHLAHGTDVDTYDAAAKAAEPGLEPSPAGGTNNIQVTIIGTSTLLSVLLGTVAALGVFNTVVLNARERRRDLGMLKSIGMTPRQVTSMMVTSMAALGAVGGLIGVPLGIAVHRVVLPAMTSAVGLDLPPSMLNVWHPGALTLVVLSGLAIAVLGALLPARSAARLTIAEVLRSE
- the ligA gene encoding NAD-dependent DNA ligase LigA: MAAVEGWEDVAAEVRRRHAELAAEIEEHRVRYYEQDAPVVSDAEFDVLMRELEAIEAEHPVLVTPDSPTQKVGGGAAEGFTKVEHRERLLSLDNAMDDEELAAWADRVARELDGLEYHYLCELKVDGLAVNLTYEHGRLVLAATRGTGRVGEDITANVRTIKEIPHQLRGEDIPALVEIRGEVYLPTEAFEELNASLAAENERRKRENEERAKEGRRPQALVKLFANPRNAAAGSLRQKDPLVTASRPLHMVVHGIGAREGFEIDCQSHAYQLLRDWGLPTARHNRVVSTLDEVRAFIKQFGEQRHSVEHEIDGVVVKVDEIALQGRLGSTSKSPRWAIAWKYPPEEVTARLDRIQVGIGRTGRATPFAVLAEPVKVAGSMVQYATLHNQDVVKAKGVLLGDTVVLRKAGDVIPEILGPVEDLRDGTEREFVMPSHCHECGTELRAMSEGDIDLRCPNAQFCPAQIRERIAYLGGRESLDIDGLGYVAATALTQPLEPADPPVKDEGDIFGLTVEQLLPIKVLVRDQKTGLPKLDDRTGKEKQVAFFANLKGEPKKTATLLVDNLAAARERPLWRYLNGLSIRHVGPVAAQALAREFRDLDAIFAASEEQLAATEGVGPIIARAIIEWHQEEWHREILRKWREAGVRFTEEAAEEAGERPLEGLTVVVTGTLAGHTRDGAKEALVSRGAKVTGSVSKKTDFVVVGDNPGSKYDKAVQLGLAVLDDAGFEVLLASGPAAARAHLGLPPLEGAPAETPGDAPGDAPGETAAGEVADVTPEGADQA
- a CDS encoding methionine synthase, which gives rise to MTSEEPAFPALLGAATGVGSMPGTDAREAAKTAVGALEQLPFLPELPARGPGADMIGRSAGLLVELFAQVEPSGWRFADRPGRDTRRAHSWLGEDLDALEEFTQGYTGALKVQAVGPWTLAAAVELRHGEKALADPGACRDIAGSLTEGLRRHLAELRKRVPGARLVLQLDEPSLPAVLAGAVKTASGFQRLRVVDRQRAEEALRELIRALDVPVIVHSCAPEVPIPLLRRAGVAGISLDFALLTEREDEEIGEAVEAGTVFLAGVVPSTEAGMSDPAGSVTGVRTLWRRLGLDPELLGRRVLVTPTCGLAGASPAYARQALSLSVRGAQSLVDNPV
- a CDS encoding DUF2218 domain-containing protein, coding for MPVSTALVATDRPANYLKQLVSHLGHKADARLTADDRGTVTVAAGSCVLAAHRGGLRLIATAEDTERLAQVQDVVARHLVRFATEEELSVDWTEPTAGPDLEILDRVVDDYLLAHCTPADQPLRELAATTREATGNAAGMQVSHDEGTLLTMLTGLTGARFAVEVGTFTGYSSICIARGLAAGGRLLTCDVSEEWTAIARAAWEQAGVADRIDLRIAPALETLRALPAEAVIDLAFIDADKGNYPAYYEEIVRRLRPGGLVVLDNVFLGGRVLDPAYQEDHHLAMRRLNDLIAGDERVESVMLPVRDGVTLARRR
- a CDS encoding ABC transporter ATP-binding protein — its product is MTSAESTENVVVRLDGVRKEYGESVALDGVSLEIRAGEAVAVMGPSGCGKSTLLNMIAGLDRPTAGSVLVHGEDLGALNETGLALFRRRRIGMIFQFFNLIDDLPALDNVALAAQLTGTPAGQARRRALELLDELGIADRRNAYPAVLSGGERQRVAVARALMNRPALLLADEPTGALDSHAGEQVMDLLIDLNQIGQTLLMVTHDQRLATRCASRLIEISDGRVARETALERSA
- a CDS encoding ArsR/SmtB family transcription factor; this translates as MAENDLVLRSPEQFKALGHPVRHRLVNMLRQRPATLRQLAAGLGAAKGTVGYHVRVLREAGLVHLAETRQVRGGTEQYFALVSKGFTFHEEVEGGPQFLIDAALGEMLPPRPGQAEHTVLRHLWLSDEEAHALAARLREQAEERLTVDKSRGAPYGLLVCLFPADIPTLGPDDAG